From one Phytohabitans houttuyneae genomic stretch:
- a CDS encoding DUF1800 domain-containing protein codes for MVDRSVPRHAQHADAAAQVKPHSHHYRQYVPPPPKHRASEHPTRQPPEPEPPPAPPEKEAKQPRRRRARVGRRKAILGISGLAALTGGTAFAATPGGQEVVDWALGRPDYDPAADPASDGNPGRPGGQQPSTVRTYTEQNESYMASKAGDALRGNIPPGGRRFSSPAIAAQATKVTVPTALAFDPVRHLVSRLTFGPTQKVMADVARVGIDEWIAQQLAPERIAPTPVDTKLRELSTLEMSIADLRAKREELEAQGVRADEEMVQATIARQIWSDRQLFEVMVDFWNDFLHVPAFHEGSAVLRSSFDRDVIRRYALDNYPDMLVAANRHPALLTFLDQSASTKDEVTDNLARENLELYSVGVDGGYTERDVRQAALLQTGRAVKDDRYVYRPDKHYVGAVKVMGFSHPNTTADGGEQAGEEYFRYLANHPSTARRIAARLATRFVSDTPPPALVERLARSYTVNRGAVKPVLLELLSSSEFWAAVGQKVRRPMEYLVATYRTLGVSPETPASYRAASPSRTPFVEGMRQLQQRLQELGHFPAGAPGPAGYPDVFVAWSSASTMVAFWNEAADAVAGTRPMFTYQRPEQLAGANPPKTAVSYVGALAQRLVHQQLDRDDLVTIAGVSGLAPGAAVDATLNGAAVAVARVILASPQHLLR; via the coding sequence ATGGTCGATCGGAGTGTGCCCCGCCACGCGCAGCACGCCGACGCGGCGGCGCAGGTCAAGCCGCACTCGCACCACTACCGGCAGTACGTGCCGCCGCCGCCGAAGCACCGCGCCTCGGAGCACCCGACCCGGCAGCCGCCGGAGCCGGAACCGCCGCCCGCGCCGCCGGAGAAGGAGGCGAAGCAGCCCCGCCGGCGCCGCGCGCGGGTCGGCCGGCGCAAGGCGATCCTCGGCATCAGCGGCCTCGCCGCGCTCACCGGCGGCACCGCGTTCGCGGCCACACCGGGCGGGCAGGAGGTCGTCGACTGGGCGCTGGGCCGCCCCGACTACGACCCCGCGGCCGACCCGGCCAGCGACGGCAACCCCGGCCGCCCCGGCGGGCAGCAGCCGAGCACCGTGCGCACGTACACCGAGCAGAACGAGTCCTACATGGCCTCCAAGGCCGGCGACGCGCTGCGCGGCAACATCCCGCCGGGCGGGCGCCGCTTCTCCAGCCCGGCCATCGCCGCGCAGGCGACGAAGGTGACGGTGCCGACGGCGCTGGCCTTCGATCCGGTACGGCACCTGGTCAGCCGGCTCACCTTCGGGCCCACGCAGAAGGTGATGGCGGACGTCGCGCGGGTCGGCATCGACGAGTGGATCGCTCAGCAGCTCGCCCCCGAGCGGATCGCGCCCACACCGGTCGACACGAAACTGCGCGAGCTGAGCACGCTGGAGATGAGCATCGCCGACCTGCGCGCCAAGCGGGAGGAGCTCGAAGCACAGGGCGTGCGGGCCGACGAGGAGATGGTGCAGGCCACGATCGCCCGCCAGATCTGGTCGGACCGGCAGCTGTTCGAGGTGATGGTCGACTTCTGGAACGACTTCCTGCACGTGCCCGCGTTCCACGAGGGGTCGGCGGTGCTGCGCTCGTCGTTCGACCGGGACGTGATCCGGCGGTACGCGTTGGACAACTACCCGGACATGCTGGTCGCCGCCAACCGGCACCCGGCGCTGCTGACCTTCCTCGACCAGTCGGCGTCCACAAAGGACGAAGTGACCGACAACCTGGCCCGGGAAAACCTGGAGCTGTACTCGGTCGGCGTCGACGGCGGCTACACCGAGCGCGATGTGCGGCAGGCCGCGCTGCTGCAGACCGGCCGCGCGGTCAAGGACGACAGGTACGTGTACCGCCCGGACAAGCACTACGTCGGCGCAGTAAAGGTCATGGGCTTCAGCCACCCGAACACCACGGCGGACGGCGGCGAGCAGGCCGGTGAGGAGTACTTCCGGTACCTGGCCAACCACCCCTCGACGGCCCGCCGCATCGCCGCGCGGCTGGCCACCCGCTTCGTCTCCGACACGCCGCCGCCGGCGCTCGTGGAGCGGCTGGCCCGCAGCTACACGGTCAACCGGGGCGCGGTGAAGCCGGTGCTGCTGGAGCTGCTCAGCTCGTCGGAGTTCTGGGCGGCGGTCGGGCAGAAGGTGCGCCGCCCGATGGAGTACCTGGTCGCCACGTACCGCACGCTCGGCGTGTCACCGGAGACGCCGGCCAGCTACCGCGCCGCCAGCCCGTCCCGGACCCCGTTCGTCGAGGGGATGCGGCAGCTTCAGCAGCGGCTGCAGGAGCTGGGCCACTTTCCGGCCGGCGCGCCCGGCCCGGCCGGCTACCCGGATGTGTTCGTCGCGTGGTCTTCGGCGAGCACGATGGTCGCCTTCTGGAACGAGGCCGCCGACGCCGTCGCGGGCACCCGCCCGATGTTCACGTACCAGCGGCCGGAGCAGCTCGCCGGCGCCAACCCGCCGAAGACGGCGGTCAGCTACGTGGGTGCCCTCGCCCAGCGGCTGGTCCACCAGCAGCTCGACCGCGACGACCTGGTGACGATCGCCGGCGTGAGCGGCCTCGCGCCCGGCGCGGCCGTCGACGCCACCCTCAACGGCGCCGCCGTCGCCGTGGCCCGCGTTATCCTCGCCTCCCCCCAACACCTGCTGAGGTAG